One Glandiceps talaboti chromosome 2, keGlaTala1.1, whole genome shotgun sequence genomic region harbors:
- the LOC144444342 gene encoding solute carrier organic anion transporter family member 1A2-like, with protein MDDVVVVVLAQRYQGGLANNKFNLSATQQGFIVSTANIGTLCTIPFVSFFIGKPSNHRPRWICFGFLLFSIGYIFLILPQFVSQRYTFDKAGNFSSGAGSLSRGLCGSNITKDCSDHQSTEGEDNAFAYRLFLTGKVLEGIAYGFIFPLCFSYVDDFAGKRSAIYLGLIDSAAGLGIPLGFGVISPATLTLYVDFNRVDMSDINIDDSDPRWVGAWWLPIAICIPILVILAFPLLLFPKYLPTSDIDTAEKGESSERRREQWHIHNVRDFLRSVCAILKNPGFMLTALVYTLNAPIGFVLFMPRYFQKDLGFTASMGNMIMGFLWLFPNFPTGLVNGILIKKLKLGMLGLTKLVLVIIAVIIISNTLVIALPCEGPYVEGTKSGQTMDLQCTDCHCSVEHYQPVCGSDGLNYYSPCYAGCETAVSDKRRENTSNNIDDSSSLKGKEDGGNGVQLKAIKNFDHGNPAYEPE; from the exons ATGGAcgacgttgttgttgttgtattagCCCAGAGATATCAAGGAGGCTTAGCTAATAATAAATTCAA CCTGTCAGCAACCCAGCAGGGATTTATTGTATCAACCGCTAATATCGGAACGCTGTGTACTATTCCATTTGTAAGTTTTTTCATCGGTAAACCCTCGAACCATCGTCCACGCTGGATATGTTTTGGCTTCCTTTTGTTCAGCATAGGATACATTTTCCTCATCCTGCCGCAGTTTGTATCACAGCGATACACATTTGACAAGGCTGGCAATTTTTCATCTGGGGCTGGCAGTCTGTCTCGTGGTCTTTGTGGTTCAAATATCACGAAGGATTGTAGCGATCACCAAAGCACCGAAGGAGAAGATAATGCATTTGCGTATCGTTTGTTTCTCACTGGTAAGGTACTTGAAGGTATCGCGTATGGTTTCATATTCCCACTCTGCTTTTCCTACGTTGACGACTTTGCTGGGAAACGTTCTGCAATATATTTGG GTTTGATAGATAGTGCTGCCGGATTAGGTATCCCACTAGGTTTTGGCGTGATCTCTCCAGCCACTCTCACATTATACGTCGACTTCAATCGTGTGGATATGTCAGATATTAACATAGATGATTCCGACCCTAGGTGGGTTGGTGCCTGGTGGCTGCCGATAGCTATATGCATACCAATATTGGTTATTTTGGCATTTCCACTGTTATTATTCCCTAAATATCTTCCAACAAGCGACATAGATACTGCCGAAAAGGGAGAATCGTCCGAAAGAAGAAGAGAACAATGGCATATCCATAATGTTAGAG ATTTTCTAAGATCGGTATGCGCCATATTGAAGAATCCTGGTTTCATGCTGACTGCGTTAGTTTACACACTAAATGCTCCGATTGGCTTTGTATTGTTCATGCCGAGATACTTCCAGAAGGATCTAGGATTCACAGCCAGTATGGGAAACATGATTATGG GATTCTTGTGGTTATTTCCAAACTTTCCAACCGGATTAGTTAATGGTATTTTGATTAAGAAGTTGAAACTTGGAATGCTTGGGCTAACCAAATTGGTGCTTGTGATCATTGCCGTTATCATAATAAGCAATACTCTGGTCATAGCGTTACCATGTGAAGGGCCCTACGTGGAAGGAACAAA GTCAGGACAAACAATGGATCTACAGTGTACAGACTGCCACTGTTCAGTAGAACATTACCAACCAGTCTGTGGATCCGATGGATTGAATTACTACTCCCCATGTTACGCTGGATGTGAAACTGCAGTCAGTGATAag AGGAGAGAAAATACGTCAAACAACATTGATGATTCAAGCTCTTTGAAGGGAAAGGAGGACGGTGGAAATGGTGTGCAACTTAAAGCAATCAAG AATTTTGATCACGGAAACCCTGCTTATGAACCTGAATAA